The following is a genomic window from Syntrophorhabdus sp..
CTGTGTCGATTGCGGCAAGGAGGCGAGGGGTTATCGTATAGTGAAGGCCGCGGGATACGACAAGAGCCGGGACGTGAGACCGGAGTTCCGCTGCGAGGAGTGTTCCAAGAAAAAGACCGAGGAACTTCGCCGGCAGGGAATAGAGGTCTGAATCGACAGCGAGAGAGAGGAGACAGGATTTGGAATCGAAACTGAAAGTCGTTCTGCTGGCACACACGCCCGACCCCGAACAGACCGTGGCGGCGGCGGCGAAGCTGTGCTACAGCGCGTCCGGTGTGGACGCCGTCATGGAAAGGGTCGAGGCAGGCAACCAGCACCCTTTCATTGAAAAGCTTGTCGACATGGGGCACCTCAGCCCCATCGAACACGCTTCGTTCACCTTTGCCATCGAAGGCATCTCGCGCGCCTGTTCCCACCAGCTCGTGCGGCACCGGCTTGCCTCGTACAGCCAGCAGTCACAGCGGTACGTCGGCATGGAAGACGGGTTCGGCTACATCGTCCCGCCGTCGATCGGATCGGACCCCGTTCTCAAAGAACGCTTCGAGTTCTTCATGGATGGCATACAGGAATTCTACAATGAATTGGTCCAGGCGATGAAGGCGCGGGGGATCGAGGGCGAGGCGGCATACGAGGATGCCCGGTTTGTCCTTCCCAACGCGGCCGAGACGAAGATCATCATGACCATGAACGCCAGGGAGCTTCTCCATTTCTTCACGCAGAGATGTTGCCGGCGGGCCCAGTGGGAGATACGGGCGATGGCCATTGAGATGCTGAAGCTGGCAAGGAGAACGGCGCCGGCGATATTCCGCGAGGCAGGCCCGCCCTGTCTTTCGGGTCCATGTCCTGAGGGGGCGTATTCGTGCGGTGCCGCGGAAGAGGTGCGCGAGTTTTTCCGTACCATTTAGAAGGGTCCAAGATCGAGAGGTGAAAAATGGGCAACGTGAAGACATACAAGGATGTCGACAGGTCGATCCTGAAATCCATACCCAACCCCACGAAGGAGGCATACGAGATCAAGATAAAGATCCCCGAGTTCACCTTCCTGGGTGTGGGCGAACAGCCGGATTTTGCGGTCGTGTATCTGACTTTCTACCCGAAGAAGAAGGTTATAGAACTGAAATCTCTCAAGCAGTATGTCTTCCAGCTCAGGGATATAATCGTCTCTTATGAACGGCTCATCAACATAATGTACGACCACATCATGGAGACCTACGAGCCCGACCGGGTCCGCATCGTCATGATATGTCATCCACGGGGCGGCATCAGCTCCAAGCTGACCATCGATTCGGACTGGGGAGCACGGGGCGGCGAGGAGAAGTACCGCGACTGGGTCGGCATAGAGGACGGCTGGGGAGTATCCATGTGAAAGGAAAATGACCAATGAAGAGGATAATTGACCAATGACCAAATACCAATGACCAATGAAAAAGACAATAACCAATTCACCAACAACCAACTGAACAAGGGTCAGGGCGGAACGAACTGTCTGTGTCAGTTTGGTTATTGGGTATTGTTCGTTTCTTTGGTCATTGGAATTTGGTCATTGGTCATTGTTCTCTTGCCTCTGTGATTCACGAGCAGCGAGAAGAAGAACGCCACGATGCAGACGATCCCGCCAAAGATGTAGGCGTCCCTGTATCCCGTTAAGGACCGCGGCTGCAGCGCGGAGGGCCGGGACATGATCATCTCGAAGAAGCATACGCCCAGCGCCAGCCCGAGGCTGTTGATCGTGTTGAAGACACCCGAAGCGCTGCCCTGCCTCTCGGCCGGTGCGAGGCTCATCACCTGGTTGTTGTTCGGCGAGATGAAGAAGCCGAAGGAAAGCGCTATCCACATGAGAAATACGACCACCGCGAGAAGTCCCGGGGCAGCGAGCGTGAAAGCGAAGACAAAAGAGCAAAGGCCGGCGGAAAGCATGGCGAATCCGCAGAGGACGCTCGGAGAGACCCTGTCGGATATCCGGCCCGCCCAGGGGCCGACGGCCATGTAGATCACCGAGTAGATCATGAGGACGAGGCCGACGGTGACCGTCGGGAGTCCTTTGCCCAGTTCAAGATAGAAAGGGAGAAGGAAGGAATTGCCCGCCAGAAGCATATAGGCGAAGAGGGTGGAGGCAACGGCGGCGCTGAAGCGGAACTTCCTGAAGAGCTTGAGGTCCAGGAGCGGTTCATCGCATTTGATCTCCCGGATGAGAAAAGCGGCGAGCAGACCGAGGGCGAGGGCGAAGCACCCCATGATCCTGGGAGAGGTCCAGCCGAACTCCCGGCCCGTGTTGAGCCCGTAGACGAGAAGAGCGAGACCGGCAAAGCTTAAGCCGGCGCCCAGTATGTCAAACCCTGCCTTCCTGAGGTTCCGGGAACGAGACCTGTCCTCATCGGGAATATACCTGTTGACGGCGTACATGGCGAATATGCCAAAGGGTACGTTGACCAGGAAGACCCATCGCCAGGAGAGAAAGCCGGTGATGATGCCGCCCGCCGGCGCTCCGACGGCTATACCGAGAGCCGCTCCCGTGGCCGCGATGCCGAATGCCCATCCGGTGACCTCGTGAGGCAGGAACCTGGGTATGACGGCGAAGGCGATGGCGGTGAGCATGGCGCAGCCGATTCCCTGGACGAACCTCGAGAGTATGAGCATTTCGAGTGACAGGGCCACACCGCAAAGGAGCGACCCGATGGTGAAGAGGAGATAGCCAAGGAAGAAGACCTTCCTGAGACCGAACCGGTCTCCCAGCTTGCCGAAGAGCAGAAGTGTGCTCGTCGAAACGAGAAGGTAGACAAGGACGACCCGGGAGACCTCCGCCGTGGTCACGTTGAAGCGTGCCGCTATCGTGGGCAGGGAAATGTTGACGATGTAGCTGTCCAGCTTTGACATGA
Proteins encoded in this region:
- a CDS encoding DHA2 family efflux MFS transporter permease subunit: MPSPSERHAAFRWIVITVAFGAFMSKLDSYIVNISLPTIAARFNVTTAEVSRVVLVYLLVSTSTLLLFGKLGDRFGLRKVFFLGYLLFTIGSLLCGVALSLEMLILSRFVQGIGCAMLTAIAFAVIPRFLPHEVTGWAFGIAATGAALGIAVGAPAGGIITGFLSWRWVFLVNVPFGIFAMYAVNRYIPDEDRSRSRNLRKAGFDILGAGLSFAGLALLVYGLNTGREFGWTSPRIMGCFALALGLLAAFLIREIKCDEPLLDLKLFRKFRFSAAVASTLFAYMLLAGNSFLLPFYLELGKGLPTVTVGLVLMIYSVIYMAVGPWAGRISDRVSPSVLCGFAMLSAGLCSFVFAFTLAAPGLLAVVVFLMWIALSFGFFISPNNNQVMSLAPAERQGSASGVFNTINSLGLALGVCFFEMIMSRPSALQPRSLTGYRDAYIFGGIVCIVAFFFSLLVNHRGKRTMTNDQIPMTKETNNTQ
- a CDS encoding 7-cyano-7-deazaguanine reductase is translated as MGNVKTYKDVDRSILKSIPNPTKEAYEIKIKIPEFTFLGVGEQPDFAVVYLTFYPKKKVIELKSLKQYVFQLRDIIVSYERLINIMYDHIMETYEPDRVRIVMICHPRGGISSKLTIDSDWGARGGEEKYRDWVGIEDGWGVSM
- a CDS encoding FAD-dependent thymidylate synthase, whose amino-acid sequence is MKVVLLAHTPDPEQTVAAAAKLCYSASGVDAVMERVEAGNQHPFIEKLVDMGHLSPIEHASFTFAIEGISRACSHQLVRHRLASYSQQSQRYVGMEDGFGYIVPPSIGSDPVLKERFEFFMDGIQEFYNELVQAMKARGIEGEAAYEDARFVLPNAAETKIIMTMNARELLHFFTQRCCRRAQWEIRAMAIEMLKLARRTAPAIFREAGPPCLSGPCPEGAYSCGAAEEVREFFRTI